DNA from Amorphoplanes friuliensis DSM 7358:
TTGCGAAGCATTCGCGCTAAAATGTCAACCCGCCGGAGAAGCCATTGCAAACCCGGTCTTTCGGTTTGGGACTTGGCAATTACACGCGGAACGCGCTTGGACGGATCTGGGTCGCAAAGTTGGCGTACTAACTCCGTCATTTGGTTCGCTATGCTTTTGGGAAGCTCGGCTTTGAACATATCGAAAGCCAGCTCATAGCGACCGCGCATGTCACCTATCTGACTCTCGAAGTGGGCACGTCTGAGATTTGGCGGCATCTTGCTTATGCGGTGGCAATGATCAGGACCGGAACCTAGAGCAACCCCGGTGATACCCTGGCCCGTTGCGAGCTCAAAGAGGACCGAACCCAATCCATAAAGATCGGCTTGCATCCAAACCCTCGGATTGTCGAAGCCTTGCATCCAAAGCAGCTCCGGCGGAGCAAAACGCAAGTCTCCCCGGCCGGCCAAATATTCCAGCGCATGGTGTTTAGGAGGGTTCTTGAGATCCCTAGACCTCCCAAGATCGGATACTTTGGTTTCTGTATGCCCTCGGCCCTGCCATACGACTAGACAGTTCCCGGCTTTCAGATCTCTGTGTACCACCTCCTTGAGGTGCATTTGATGCATACCCTTCACCAAGCCTCGAAAGAGGCGAATGCGCTCCTGCCAACCGAGAATATCTCTATATGCGAGAAGGTCTTCGAGGCAGGCCTGCGCTAATTCCATTACGATGTAGTGAACATCAAGCTCTATCGGCATGAAACTTGGTGTTTGGGTTAAGGGGATTTTGCCGGTGCCGGCATCGATTCTTGCGATTACATTTGAACTGCCACGAAGTTTGAACAGCAGTTCATCCTCGTTGTCAAATTCCGCCAGCGTGCCGCGATCGGGATTCAACTTGAGAATTTTAATGGCAACAACTCGCGCGTTACGGGTGTCTTCGGCTTCAAATACCATTCCGAAGCCGCCGTTGTTGATGAAATCCTTAACGAGGTAGTGGCCAAACTGCAGCCCTAGATACATTGCTGCCTCGCGAGGTAGGACGCGCGTCACTGAGCCTCCGGTTTCCCAAACTCGGCACGAAGCCTATCCAGAATAAATGGGTTTTCCTGAAGGATTTCCACAATGTCCTCAGGAATGCGGCCCTGCTCTAGAGCCACTAAGTCTGGATTAATCCTGTAGTAGCCAGCCACCTTGATCATCAACTCTGCTGACGGGGACTTCTCTCCGCGTTCCAGTCTAGAGAGATGGCTTGGTGTGATACCAAGATCGTCGGCGGCGGTGCGCAGCGTCGACCCTTTTCGCTTCCGGATCTCTCGCAGCAGTCGTGCGGTGCCACCGTCTCCCATGTGCACGATGCTAAGGCATGTTGTCCAGTTGGACAAACTTTCGCCCGGCTTTTAGACCGACTTGAGCTCTACTCACCCGCATGGGCGATTCTCATTCATCCGCTTGAGGCACGTTCGGGCAGATCCAACACCGAACTCAGGTGTTGTCTTGCTGGTCGAGCCCTTGATCAGCTGGTTGAGGCACGTGCAGGAGTTACGCCTGGGTGGGTAGCGAGACGGGCGGCTGACGGGGCCAGGAGGATTGCATCATCAAGCGCTGGCAGGCTCAGAGCGTGCGGCTACAGGCTGTCTCGGACCCAGCTAACGCCGCACGCGAGTGCGATGAAGAGGGCGACTGTTCCGATGCGCATCCACGGTACGTCTTGAAGTTTGCGGTCGACGCCGATCGAGATGCTGATGCCAAGGCAGAGTGCGAACATGATCCCGAGGAAGGCCGTGAGGGCATGTTCGGCGGTGCTGTCGTCGGCCCAGTAGGCCCAGGCGCCGAGGATGGTGGCGCCGAGCAGGAGCGCCGAGATGATGGCCAGCGGGATGGCGATGCGCCAGCGTTTGAAGGGGCTCATGGGTTCCTACCCGGCGCGTCGTCGGTGTCATCGGCGGCGGTGTCGTTCATGAGCCGCCGCGCGGCGCTTTCGTAGTCGGCGCGTTGCTCGGGAGTCATGCGGTTTTGCTCGTCTTGTGCGGCCTGGGCTGCTTCGGCGAGGCCCTGGCTGTGCCAAGAGTTGTCCGCTGCGGTGCGCAGGGTGGCTTCTCCACTGATGACGGTGCGGGCAAGCGAGCCGAGGGGATCATCTTTGCCGCGGGTTTTCGCGAGGTGGTTCAACACCGAGCGCGCGAGTGGGTCTTCCGCGATATCGCCGTTCACGTGTCCGTGTCCTCCTGGCTCAGTAGCCGGCCGGGTGATGGTAGGGCTGCACAGTCGGGAGATCCTTCACGGCCAGCGTGGCCTTGATGCCGGTGATCGAGCCGCCGATCAGCTTTAGCAGGTCTTCGGCGTTGCCGTAGAGGGAGGAGATTTCTTTGTACAGGTCGTAGGCCTGCCAGGTGTAGTAGGCGGCGACACCGTACCCGGCGATCGGTCCAACGACGGTTTCGATGGTGGCGGTGCCCACTGCGGCTGCCGCGTTGATGATGATCAGGACGTCGAGGAGGTCGCTGATCAGCCCACTGACGACGTCGAACAGCTTCTTGACCGCTTCGGCGGCCTGCATGTAGAGCTCGTTGTACTGGCGGCAAGCGCTCTGCAGGTTGATGGCCGCAGCGCCGAGAGTGAGTTGGAATTCCTGTTCCGCCTCGGCGGCCTTGCCGCGCCACACCGTGGACACGTCGGTGGCGCCGGCGACGAGGTTGCGGCCGATGTCGTGCGCGGCGGCGCCGGCCAAGCCCATGGCGTTGCCGCAATGCACGTAGGCCTTCCAGTCGCCGCTGAACTGCGACGCCCAGCCTTCGAAGGGGTCGTAGCTGAACAGCCAGATACTCACCTGGCGCAGCCACGCCGAAGGGCTGATCAGATCAGCCATGGGGTTGATCGACCACATCTCGATGCCGATCGCATACTCGGGGTTCTTCAGATGGCTCCCGGGCTGTGCGACGTCGGTGAACGCTGATCGGTAGCCCTGCAGATCCGGCCGGCCTTGCGTAAGGCTTCCCCGCACAGCGGCTGGATCCTTCGCTCCCGGATAGCCGGCATCCAGCCGTGCGGCCGCGGCCTGATCGGTGCGGGCGTAGTCGTGCTGGGCCGCGTTCACCTGCGTGCCGGCTCCCTGCGCCAGTTCTTTGAGCTGGGTCAGAGCCTCGGTGACTTCTCCATAGGCATGCTTGTGCGGTGAGATCAGCCGCATGATCAGGCCCACGTCGGTGAAACCCAGGTCGCAATGCTTCCTCGTGTACTCCAGGGTGTCGGAAGCGTCGCCGCTCGCGCGTACGAGCTGGTTGTACACGCTATTGAGCCCGGCAGCGTCAACGTAGAACTCGGTCATGACCCCCCGCAAGATCGACGCAATGTTGAGCCATAGACAAGACGCCTCAGCCTGACACATCCCCGCTCCGGGGCGTCGGCTCCCTCCGCGTCGGCTAAACGACATGGGTGCTCACAGAGGCAACTAAGGGATCGCTGACTGATGGGGCACCCCGTGACCCCCGAGACAGCGTGTGGCGGCGACTCGTACAGCAAACACGCGGCAAGCGGGGTGTCGCGGAGCGCCTATGCGCAGGTGGGGCGCAGTTCATTCCGGTCTGAAAACCAGTGTGGCCTGGCGCCCAGCCGGTGGGTTCGATTCAAGTGGCTCTAACGCCCGCCTTGGTCAGGCTTTGACCAGGTCTACTCGGCCGCGTCCCTCCGGGGTGGAGGCCTGAGGCTGGATCCCGTTGCGGTCCAGTGATCAGCGTAAATGTGACTCTTAGTAGACAAGGCATTGACATATCGTTATCTTGGCGACCATGAGTCGGTGGCTGATTGGCGTCCTCGTGATTGTCGGACTGGCATTGGGAGGCTGTGCCCAAACGGCGGCGGAGCAATACCAGGAGAGAGAAAAGTTTCTCGACACGGTGACCAACGATGGCATCACCTACCGGGGACAACTCCAAAAGCAGGGGTCTCAGATCTCGGAGCAAGGGTGTCTATTGGGCTACGACCTGCGTGACTACGGCGAAGGAGAGATTCCGTCCGCGCCGGATGACTCGGGTTTAAGCAGCGAGAAGCGGAAAACCTGGCTTGGCCAGGTCAAGGAGTCTTACGTGAAAGGTTGTCTCACTGGCTTACCGCGACCGAAGCCGGAGCCTTCGGGCGTGAAGGCTGTAACGCCCGTACCGCACGGTTCGGTCTCTTCCGGGCGTTGACGGACGGGCTGGTTGCCAGCCCTCTCGAAGTCTTGATTGCAAGCTTGAGCGCGGTCCCGTTGGGAGCGCAGCGGGAGCGAGCCGTGAGCGGAAGAGCACCGCGAGATGCGGTCAGACCCCGTCAGGCTGGGGTGCCGATATGGGCTGAGCTGCGAACATCCTCGTTCTGTACGTTCGCTCGCCGTGGTTGACCTTGGTTGTGGTCCCGGGGGTCGCGGGTTCAAGTCCCGTCGGTCACCCCATGCAGTGGTAACAAAAAGGTCCGGTCGCCGCGGCGACCGGACCTTTTCTGCTGTCGGGCTACTTCTTGGCGCGGTCCCGGAACGTCCAGGCGGCGCTGGTCGAGGGCATCCGCTGACCGTTGGCGCGCTGGCCGGGGATCGGCTGGGACGGCGGCTGCTGCGGCGGGGTCTGGGTGCGCTGTGACGGCTGCCAGCCCGCGGCGGGTGCGGCCGGCGGTGTGGCCTGCGCGGCGGTCCGGCGGGATTCCAGGTAGGCCGCGGCGGCCCGGTCCTCCTCGGTCGGGGCGGCCATCAGGGCGTAGACGAGGCCCAGGACGCCGAAGATGACCGCGAGGCCGATGGGGATGAGCAGCGTGCCGGCGCTCGCGCCCGAGAGGGTGCCGGCCGTCGGGGCCTGGTGCACGGACATGGCGGACATGCCGGTGAAGTGCATGCCGTTGACCGCGACCCCCATGACCAGGGCCGACACGACGATGGCCAGCGGCCGCTGGACGGTCATGGCGAGCCACAGGGCGACCGTGGCCGCCACCACGGCGATGACGACGGCGGCGACGACGCGGCTGGTCATGTAGTCGATGGTGCCGTCGAGCTGCATGGCGTACATGCCGGTGAAGTGCATGGCGGCGACGCCGAGGCCGGCGAAGAGGCCGCCGATGACAAAGCGGACGCCGAGGGCTTTGGTGCCGCGGGCGACGATGAACAGGCCGATGGCGACGGCGACGATCGCGATGACCGCGCTGAGGGCGGTGATGCCGACGTCGTAGCGGATCGGGAGGCCGACCACGCTGAAGCCGAGCATCGCGACGAAGTGCATCGTCCAGATGCCGGTGCCACCGATCGCCACCGCGGCGAGGGCGAGCCACCAGGTGCGCCAGCCGGCGCTGGGTGCGGACCGCAGGCGTGACGCGCAGACCAGCCCGAGCAGTGACCCGAGGACGGACAGCACGTAACTCACGGTCGGAGTGATCCAGCCGTGTTCGAAGTGATGGATCTGCGCCATCCCGGTCAACTCCCTCGATGATCGGCGTACTGATGCATCCTGCCTGCCAGTGGGGGATTCGGCAGAACAATGTGAGGGAGGATTCCTGTTATTGCGACGTTGGGTGGGTGCGTCGATGGCTGTTCGGCGGGCCCGGCTGGCCGGAGAGATGGTCGTCGACGGGCCCCAAGGTCACGGCACCGGTTCCGGCGCCGGCCAGCTCTCCGGCGGCCGGGCTGAGCTGCTCGCGGAGCTCGGCCAGGATGATCTTGTCGTCCAGGTGCTCGGCCGCGCGGGCCAGGAGGCAGAGCCGTGCTTCCCGGAGCAGATCGTGGGGTGACTCCGGGGCCTGCCGCAGAGCTTCGGCCGCCTCCACGGGACGACCCCGCGAGATCAAGATCAACGGCCGGACCCAGGGCTCGTACGGGCCGAAGTCGCCATCCGCCCAGCCGTCCGCCGCCACCGACAGCAGTGCGAGCGCGAGCAGCCCGTCGGCCATGCCGGGCATGTCCTCGGCGGCGAGACGTCCGTCCGCCTCGCGGTAGGCCCGGGCGGCGCCGGGATCACCCGTGACGGCCAGGCGCAGAGCGGCGTACCAGGTGGTGAGCACACCGACGACGGGCAGGTCGTAGCGGTCGGCCAGCTGATCCGCGGCCGCGGCGTGGGCGTCGGCGGCAGCCAGGTCACCCAGCGCGCTGTGCGCCTGCATCAGGATCAGCCGGCCCAGCACCTCGAACGTGGCGAGATCGTGCTTCGCGGCCACCTCGGCCAGTTCGGCGCCGATCGCGGCCCGCTCGCGCGCCAGCCCGGTACGCCGGAACGTGTGCATGAACCGCGCGTTGAGCGCAAACGCCAGCAGGACCGGGTCGCCGTCCTCGCGGGCCAGCGCCTCGGCCTCGCGGGCGGCCCGGTCACCCCGGCCGGTACGGTCACCGCGCAGCTCGAGCGCGAGGGTGCTGAGCAGGCGGCTGCGCTGAGCGCCCCGCACCGCGGGCAGCGCGTGTTCGGCGGCGGCGACGATGCGCGCGGACAGGACTTCGTCGTCGTTGCGGGTCCAGGTGGCCGGGACGACAAAGGCGGCCAGGACCTCCGCGGTCAGCTCCGGATCGTCCAGCTGCTCGGCGGTGGTGATCGCCTCGTCCCGCAGCTGCCGGGCCTCGTGGAGGTGCCCGGTGACCGCCAGCGCCCGGCCGAGACCCATGACCGCGGCCAGTCGTTGCCGTCCGGCGGCGGCGGAGTCGAGTGCCTGGCGCCAGAGCCGTGCCGCGTCGTGCGGTCGTGATCCGCGTTCGGCCAGCTCGGCGGCGGCCCGCGCATATCTGGCGGCCTGCGGAGCGGTGGACCCGCCCGCGAGACCGAAGTGATGGGCCAGCGCGGCGACGTCGTCCGGTCGCAGCCGTTCGAGAGCCGACGCCGCCCGGGCGTGCCAGTGTGCACGGCGCAGCGCGGACAGATCGTCGTAGAGCGTGTCGCGTACCAGGAGGTGGGTGAAGCGGGGCTGACCGCCCGGGCCGTCCTCCGTCAGGAAGCCTGCCCGCAGGGCGGCGTCGAGGGCGTCGAGCAGCGGCGTCCCCGGCCCGGCCAGCGCGGCCAGCACCTCCGGGTCGATGTCCTGGCCGAGCACCGCGGCCTGCTGCAGCACGGTCTGGGCCGGGTCCGGCAGCCGGGCCAGCCGGTGCCGGATGACGTCGCGCACACCGGCCGGGACCTGCTGCAACGCGTCGCCGTCGCCCTCGTGGAGCCGGGCCAGTTCACGGACAAAAAACGGATTTCCGCCGCTGCGGCGATGGATCAGCCGCGCGGTCGGTGCATCGATCTCCCGGCCCGACACGGTACGCGCAAGAGCCCCCGTAGCAGCCTCGTCGAGCCCGCCCAGCTGGATCCGCACGGGCTCGGCACGCGCGAACCGCGCCAGCGCCGCCGTCAGCGCAGGGCTGATTTCGGTCGCCCGGAAGGTGCCGAGGACCAGCAGCGGCCACGGCTCGGCGGTCAGCGCGGCGAGCAGGTCGAGGGTGGCCTCGTCGGCGCGGTGCAGGTCGTCGGCGACCAGCAGCACCGGTCCACCGGCCGCGAGCGCGGTCACCCGGGCGACGGCGGCCTGCCGCAGCCGGAAGCGGGCCGTGGCCGGATCACCACCCGGCTGGTCGGCCGACGGCCAGGGCCAGGCGACCGGCGCTCCGTCGTACTCGGGGGCGTGACCCCACACCACGGTCCAGCCCAGGCGGTGCTGCAGAGCCTCGGCCAGCGTCGTCTTGCCCGCACCCGCGTCACCGGAGACAAGTGCGAGTTGGGGCCGTCCGTCCGAGACGACCTGGCCGGCCGCCTGCAGCAGCCGGTCGAGCTCGTCGTCGCGCCCGATCAGCGGCGGAGGCTCGGGCCGGGGCGCCGCCGGTGGGTTCAGGTGGGCGGCCTGGCCGAGGATGTCGGTCTCCAGCTGCCGCAGCCGCGGCCCGGGATCCACCCCGAGCTCGTCGACGAGGGTGTCGCGGACCCGGCGCAGCGCGGCCAGCGCGTCGGCCTGCCGGCCCGCCCGGTAGAGCGCGGTGATCAGCAGGTGCCAGGCGTCCTCGCGCAGCGGGTGCGACTCGGCGTGCGCCTGCAGACCGGAGACGGCGTCGGCGGCGCGGCCGAGGCCGAGCAGCGCCTCGGCCCGGCGTTCCACGGCGAGTATCCGCAGCTCGTCGAGCCGGTCGATCTCCGCGCGGGCCCAGTGCCGATCGGCCCATTCCGCGTACGCGGGTCCGCGCCACCGGGCAAGCGCCTCGTCCAGCCCGGCCAGCGCCGCCTTGGCCTGGCCGGTGGCGAGCAGATCCGCGGACTCGTCGACGGCTGTTTCGAAGCGCCACGCGTCCACGTCCTCGGCCTGCAATGCGTACCCGGGTGCCGCGGTGATCAGCACCCGGGCGGGCTGCCGCGGCGGCCGGTCGGGTTCCAGGGCGCGGCGCAGGTCGGCGACGAAGGTGCGGATGGCACCGACCGCACCCGGCGGCGGCTCTTCCCACAGGTCGTCGATCAGCGTGTCGACCGGCACGACCCGGCCGCGGGCGATCAGCAGACGGGCCAGCACCGCACGGTGCCGCGGCCCCTTGAGCGCGACGGGCCCGAGCGCGGTCTCCGCGCGCACGGGTCCGAGAACGCCGAAGGCGACCATGGCACCAACTTAGGGCCTGTCCCTCAGGAAGGAGAGCAGCAGCGGGTTGACCAGGTCGGGACGTTCCAGGCTGGGCAGGTGACCGGCCCAGTCCAGCTCGACGTGCTGCGAGCCGGGCAGCAGCCCGGCCAGCTCGGCCGCGGTCTGCCGGAAGTCGGGCAGGTCGTGGGCACCGGACACGAGCAGCGTGGGTGCGGTGATGGCTTTCAGCTCGGTCTCGTGCCCGATCGACGGCGGCACGTCCACCGCTGCCAACTGCACCTCGAACGCGTGCCGCTGCATCACGCGTACCCGGTCGCGGGTTGCCTCGTCCGCGGCCGGGCCCACCCAGGTCTCCACGTTGAGCTCCACCGCCGCGGCCACGTCGCCTGCCTCGAGCAGCTCGTCCTCGCGGGCGCCGAAGGCCCGCAGCTCCGGTCCCCGCTCGTGACCGCCCCAGGCCGTGCACAGCAGGATCAGCGAGGTGACGCGGGCCGGCCACCGCGACGCGAACTCCAGACCGACCTGCCCGCCGCCGGAGGCGGCGATCACCGCGGTGGCCCCGACGTCGAGCCGGTCCAGCAGTTCGCTGACGTCGTCGGCCTCGTTCTGGGATTCCGTCGGCATGGGTGTCTCCCCGAACCCCGGGAAATCGCAGCGGATGACCTGACAACCGGCGCCGGCGAGCACCGGCACCTGGGGATCCCACATCCGGCGGTCGCAGACGGTCGAATGCAGCAGGAGTACGGGCGTGCCGTCTCCGGTCACGTCATGGGAAAGCATCATCGCGTCACCGTAGGGACTCGCGAACCGCGGCACAGCCCAATTAGCTCGCCCAGACCCCGCGAACCTGATCCACGACACGTGCCGCCTGCTCGAAGCCGGCCCGGGCCGCCGGCACGCGGTAGGCCGGGTTCATCGGGTTGGCGCCCATGGTGGCCTGGGCCGTCCGGTCGGCGCTGATCACGACGTGCGGGACACCGAGGGTCGCGGCCTGGGCGTCCGGGCGGTCGCCACGGCGAAGGGCGGCGATCCGCGGTGACAGGACGACCAGGCGGTCGCAGCCCGCGGCGGCGTCGACGTTGGCCAGCGAGCGGACGCCCCCGTCGACGTAGCGCCGGCCGTTGATGGTGACCGGCGCCCACACCGTCGGCACCGCGCAGCTCGCGGCGACCGCGTCCACCAGGGGCACCCCGCTGCCGGCGTCGAAGGTGACGAACTCGCCGGACTCCGCGTCGACCGCGGTCAGCCGCAGCGGCCGGGACGGCCAGTCGTGGACCGGCAGCCGCTGCTCGATGATCGGCCGCCGTTCGGCCTCGGGGGGTGTGCTCGCCCGCAGCGCCGCGCGGCCGAGCCAGGCACGTCCGCGCTGGTGGTCGCCCCACCAGGCGCCGGTGACCATGAACCGCAGGATCCCGCCGACGCCTAAACTGCCGGTCAGCTCCTCGGCGATCACCGCGGAGGTCTGGCCCGCGAAGAGTTCGGCGATCGGCACGCCCGTGCTGAGTTGCGCGGTGACGATCGCCCCGGCCGACGTGCCGACGAACATGTCCGCGGTGGACAGGTCGACGCCGAGCTCCGCGAGCCCGGCGATCAGGCCCGTCTCCCACGCCACCCCGGTTGATCCGCCACCGCCCAGAACCAGTGCTCTCTGCATGGCCCTATTTTACGTACGCTGTACCGGAATTACGAGTCGAAGCCGAGACCAACTTTGTCGAGGGTGCGGAGCCAGACGTTGCGGCGGCCCTCGTGGCGGTCCGCGCGGGCGATCGACCAGCGGGTCAGCTCGATGACACCCGCGCGTACCGGCTCGGGCGGGAACGGGATCGGCTTGCGCCGGACCATCTTCAGCTCGGTGAGCTCGGTCTGCTCACCCGCGAGGAGATCCAGCATCACGTTCGCGCCGAAGCGGGTCGCACCCACACCGAGACCCGTGTAGCCCGCCGCGTACGCGAGACGCCCGCTGTACGCCGTACCGAAGAAGCTGCTGAAACGGCTGCACGTGTCGATGACCCCACCCCACTTGTGCGTGAAGCGCACGTCCTCGAGCTGCGGGAACGTGTCCGCGAAATGGTCGGCCAGCACTTCGAAGGTCGCCTCGCGCTGATCGCGTTCGGGGCTGATGCGGCCGCCGCGGTAGTAGATGGCGTCGTAGCCGCCCCACAGGATGCGGTTGTCCTCGGTGAGCCGGTAGTAGTGGAACTGGTTGCCGCCGTCGCCGACACCCTGGCGGTTGCGCCAGCCGAGCGCGCCGACCTGGTCGGCGGTCAGCGGTTCGGTCATCAGCGCGTAGTCGTAGATCGGGACGACGTAGTGGTGCAGCCGCCGCAACAGACCGGCGTGCGCACCCGTGGCCAGCGCGACGTGCGCCGCGTCGATCCTGCCGCGCCAGGTGTGCAGGCGCAGCCCGGCCCGCGTGGTGGTGATCCGGTCGACCGGGGAATTCTCGAAGAGGCGGACGCCCAGGTCGAGGCAGGCCTGCCGCAGACCCCAGACCAGGCGGGCCGGGTCGATCATCGCGCAGCCGGTGCGGTCCCAGACGCCGCCGAGATAGGTGGGGGAGTCGACCTCGGCGCGGACCTCGTCACGGTCCAGCAGCTGCACGTCCAGACCGCGGGCCACTGCCTCGTCGTGCGAGGCGGTCAGCTCCCGCAACTGCCAGTCGGCCGTGGCGACGTTCAACTCACCCGTACGCGAGAAGTCGCACTTGATCCGGTAGCGCGCGACGGCCGCTTCGATCTCGTCGAGGTTGCGCCGCCCGAGGCGTTCGAGGGTGTCCATCTCGTCGGGGAAGCGGCTCAGCCCGTTGTCGAACCCGTGGGTGAGGCTGGCCGAGCAGAAGCCGCCGTTGCGCCCGGACGCCGCCCACCCGGCCGTGCCCGCCTCGACCACGATCACGTCGCGGCCGGGATCGCGTTCCTTGGCGAGCAGCGCCGTCCACAGCCCGCTGTACCCGGCGCCGACCACCACGAGGTCCGCGGTCTCGACGCCGTGCAGCGGCTCCGCGGCGGCCGGCGCGCCCGCCTGCCCCAGCCAGTACGGCTCGGGAACCGCGTCGGCGAGCGCCCGGCTCGCCATGATCAGGAACGCTTCCGGGGCCGGGAACGGATGCTGGACGCGACGGCGAGCAGCACACCGGCCATGAAGATGAGCGTGCCCATGACGTTGACCTGCGGCGGCAGGCCGACC
Protein-coding regions in this window:
- a CDS encoding protein kinase domain-containing protein, translated to MYLGLQFGHYLVKDFINNGGFGMVFEAEDTRNARVVAIKILKLNPDRGTLAEFDNEDELLFKLRGSSNVIARIDAGTGKIPLTQTPSFMPIELDVHYIVMELAQACLEDLLAYRDILGWQERIRLFRGLVKGMHQMHLKEVVHRDLKAGNCLVVWQGRGHTETKVSDLGRSRDLKNPPKHHALEYLAGRGDLRFAPPELLWMQGFDNPRVWMQADLYGLGSVLFELATGQGITGVALGSGPDHCHRISKMPPNLRRAHFESQIGDMRGRYELAFDMFKAELPKSIANQMTELVRQLCDPDPSKRVPRVIAKSQTERPGLQWLLRRVDILARMLRNAEAQEEKNRRRKESKP
- a CDS encoding helix-turn-helix domain-containing protein; this encodes MGDGGTARLLREIRKRKGSTLRTAADDLGITPSHLSRLERGEKSPSAELMIKVAGYYRINPDLVALEQGRIPEDIVEILQENPFILDRLRAEFGKPEAQ
- a CDS encoding MHYT domain-containing protein, producing the protein MAQIHHFEHGWITPTVSYVLSVLGSLLGLVCASRLRSAPSAGWRTWWLALAAVAIGGTGIWTMHFVAMLGFSVVGLPIRYDVGITALSAVIAIVAVAIGLFIVARGTKALGVRFVIGGLFAGLGVAAMHFTGMYAMQLDGTIDYMTSRVVAAVVIAVVAATVALWLAMTVQRPLAIVVSALVMGVAVNGMHFTGMSAMSVHQAPTAGTLSGASAGTLLIPIGLAVIFGVLGLVYALMAAPTEEDRAAAAYLESRRTAAQATPPAAPAAGWQPSQRTQTPPQQPPSQPIPGQRANGQRMPSTSAAWTFRDRAKK
- a CDS encoding AfsR/SARP family transcriptional regulator, translating into MVAFGVLGPVRAETALGPVALKGPRHRAVLARLLIARGRVVPVDTLIDDLWEEPPPGAVGAIRTFVADLRRALEPDRPPRQPARVLITAAPGYALQAEDVDAWRFETAVDESADLLATGQAKAALAGLDEALARWRGPAYAEWADRHWARAEIDRLDELRILAVERRAEALLGLGRAADAVSGLQAHAESHPLREDAWHLLITALYRAGRQADALAALRRVRDTLVDELGVDPGPRLRQLETDILGQAAHLNPPAAPRPEPPPLIGRDDELDRLLQAAGQVVSDGRPQLALVSGDAGAGKTTLAEALQHRLGWTVVWGHAPEYDGAPVAWPWPSADQPGGDPATARFRLRQAAVARVTALAAGGPVLLVADDLHRADEATLDLLAALTAEPWPLLVLGTFRATEISPALTAALARFARAEPVRIQLGGLDEAATGALARTVSGREIDAPTARLIHRRSGGNPFFVRELARLHEGDGDALQQVPAGVRDVIRHRLARLPDPAQTVLQQAAVLGQDIDPEVLAALAGPGTPLLDALDAALRAGFLTEDGPGGQPRFTHLLVRDTLYDDLSALRRAHWHARAASALERLRPDDVAALAHHFGLAGGSTAPQAARYARAAAELAERGSRPHDAARLWRQALDSAAAGRQRLAAVMGLGRALAVTGHLHEARQLRDEAITTAEQLDDPELTAEVLAAFVVPATWTRNDDEVLSARIVAAAEHALPAVRGAQRSRLLSTLALELRGDRTGRGDRAAREAEALAREDGDPVLLAFALNARFMHTFRRTGLARERAAIGAELAEVAAKHDLATFEVLGRLILMQAHSALGDLAAADAHAAAADQLADRYDLPVVGVLTTWYAALRLAVTGDPGAARAYREADGRLAAEDMPGMADGLLALALLSVAADGWADGDFGPYEPWVRPLILISRGRPVEAAEALRQAPESPHDLLREARLCLLARAAEHLDDKIILAELREQLSPAAGELAGAGTGAVTLGPVDDHLSGQPGPPNSHRRTHPTSQ
- a CDS encoding alpha/beta fold hydrolase, giving the protein MMLSHDVTGDGTPVLLLHSTVCDRRMWDPQVPVLAGAGCQVIRCDFPGFGETPMPTESQNEADDVSELLDRLDVGATAVIAASGGGQVGLEFASRWPARVTSLILLCTAWGGHERGPELRAFGAREDELLEAGDVAAAVELNVETWVGPAADEATRDRVRVMQRHAFEVQLAAVDVPPSIGHETELKAITAPTLLVSGAHDLPDFRQTAAELAGLLPGSQHVELDWAGHLPSLERPDLVNPLLLSFLRDRP
- a CDS encoding patatin-like phospholipase family protein codes for the protein MQRALVLGGGGSTGVAWETGLIAGLAELGVDLSTADMFVGTSAGAIVTAQLSTGVPIAELFAGQTSAVIAEELTGSLGVGGILRFMVTGAWWGDHQRGRAWLGRAALRASTPPEAERRPIIEQRLPVHDWPSRPLRLTAVDAESGEFVTFDAGSGVPLVDAVAASCAVPTVWAPVTINGRRYVDGGVRSLANVDAAAGCDRLVVLSPRIAALRRGDRPDAQAATLGVPHVVISADRTAQATMGANPMNPAYRVPAARAGFEQAARVVDQVRGVWAS
- a CDS encoding NAD(P)/FAD-dependent oxidoreductase, whose product is MASRALADAVPEPYWLGQAGAPAAAEPLHGVETADLVVVGAGYSGLWTALLAKERDPGRDVIVVEAGTAGWAASGRNGGFCSASLTHGFDNGLSRFPDEMDTLERLGRRNLDEIEAAVARYRIKCDFSRTGELNVATADWQLRELTASHDEAVARGLDVQLLDRDEVRAEVDSPTYLGGVWDRTGCAMIDPARLVWGLRQACLDLGVRLFENSPVDRITTTRAGLRLHTWRGRIDAAHVALATGAHAGLLRRLHHYVVPIYDYALMTEPLTADQVGALGWRNRQGVGDGGNQFHYYRLTEDNRILWGGYDAIYYRGGRISPERDQREATFEVLADHFADTFPQLEDVRFTHKWGGVIDTCSRFSSFFGTAYSGRLAYAAGYTGLGVGATRFGANVMLDLLAGEQTELTELKMVRRKPIPFPPEPVRAGVIELTRWSIARADRHEGRRNVWLRTLDKVGLGFDS